A single genomic interval of bacterium harbors:
- the pheA gene encoding prephenate dehydratase produces MSLSELRSKIDDIDAQIIELLNKRAEAALEISQIKRQEELPIYQPDRERAVLERIKRLNAGHLSEDNIVAIYREIISGTRGLQSKRVRVAYLGPEATFSHLAARKEFGAGVDLIPKQSIPEVAREVERGEADYGVVPIENSIEGSVAYTLDTLIDSRLNICAELLLAISLNLVANCELKKIKVLYSHPQPLAQSRAWLRENLPGVEYIETSSTTAAAKLAKENSESGAIASALAAELYDLKILARHIEDKAGNYTRFLVLGNQPNPVTGDDKTSILFSITDRPGALYRITQPFAELDINLTKIESRPSRRQLWEYIFFLDFQGHVEEDKVKKALNKLKEECLFLKVLGSYPRESMPDVA; encoded by the coding sequence TGAGTCTTTCAGAATTACGTTCAAAGATCGATGATATTGACGCCCAAATTATTGAGCTATTAAATAAACGGGCGGAGGCAGCCTTAGAGATAAGTCAAATCAAGCGGCAGGAGGAACTACCGATCTATCAACCCGACCGGGAGAGGGCTGTTTTAGAACGAATTAAGCGGTTGAATGCCGGACATCTTTCCGAAGACAATATTGTGGCCATTTATCGGGAGATTATCTCCGGGACCAGAGGACTTCAGTCAAAAAGAGTTCGGGTGGCCTATTTGGGGCCGGAGGCAACTTTTAGCCATCTGGCGGCCAGGAAGGAATTCGGCGCCGGGGTTGATCTTATCCCTAAACAGAGCATCCCTGAAGTAGCCAGAGAGGTCGAGCGAGGAGAAGCTGATTACGGGGTTGTGCCCATCGAAAATTCTATTGAAGGTTCAGTGGCTTATACCCTGGATACGTTAATAGATTCCAGGTTGAATATATGTGCTGAACTTCTCCTGGCTATTTCGCTCAATTTAGTGGCTAATTGTGAGCTTAAGAAAATAAAGGTGCTTTATTCCCACCCCCAACCCCTGGCGCAGAGTCGAGCCTGGCTAAGGGAAAACCTGCCGGGGGTGGAATATATCGAAACCTCCAGTACTACGGCCGCGGCTAAGCTGGCTAAGGAAAACTCCGAAAGCGGGGCTATTGCTTCGGCCTTAGCGGCCGAGCTTTACGATCTTAAAATCCTGGCCCGGCATATCGAGGATAAGGCCGGGAATTACACCCGTTTCCTGGTTCTTGGAAATCAACCCAATCCAGTTACTGGTGATGACAAGACCTCCATTCTCTTCTCGATTACCGACAGGCCTGGCGCTCTATATCGGATTACCCAGCCTTTTGCCGAGTTGGATATCAATCTGACCAAGATCGAGTCCCGTCCCTCACGAAGACAGCTCTGGGAATATATTTTTTTCTTGGATTTTCAGGGACATGTGGAGGAGGACAAGGTAAAAAAGGCCTTGAATAAGCTCAAGGAAGAATGTCTTTTCTTGAAGGTGCTGGGATCTTATCCCAGGGAGTCGATGCCTGATGTTGCTTAA
- the hisC gene encoding histidinol-phosphate transaminase: MLLKARPNILKVQPYEPGKPVSEVARELGLTDVVKLASNENPWGPSPKALAALKGSLAEVNRYPDGGGFYLKEALSAKLGVDPDWIILGNGSDEIGGLLALTYLNPGDEAVVGEPAFIRYAQNVAMVGGECISVKLREFTHDLPAMAEAVTPKTKLVFIANPNNPTGTMVTQQAVGHFLSRIPSSVLVVFDEAYYEYIDREDFPKSLELLKERENILILRTFSKIYGLAGLRIGYGIGRPEVISAINRVRPPFNVNSLAQKAAVAALDDEEYAKQCRRLNQEGYVYLTQELKRLGLAFVHSVANFILVDVGQDGRRVFERLLAEGVVVRPMGGYGLTTHLRVTIGRPEENERFIQAIKNRLKAIELQPSAFSLSA; this comes from the coding sequence ATGTTGCTTAAAGCCAGACCAAATATCCTCAAGGTTCAGCCTTACGAACCGGGGAAACCTGTCAGCGAGGTGGCCCGGGAACTGGGGCTAACTGATGTGGTCAAACTTGCCTCTAATGAAAATCCCTGGGGGCCGTCACCTAAGGCCTTAGCGGCTTTAAAGGGTTCTTTGGCTGAAGTCAACCGCTATCCTGATGGGGGAGGTTTTTACCTCAAAGAGGCCCTTTCGGCTAAACTGGGCGTAGACCCTGATTGGATTATCCTGGGCAATGGTTCGGATGAAATTGGGGGGCTGCTTGCCTTGACTTATCTTAATCCGGGTGACGAGGCGGTAGTTGGTGAGCCGGCCTTCATCCGTTATGCCCAGAATGTGGCTATGGTAGGGGGAGAATGTATCTCGGTCAAGCTGAGGGAATTTACTCACGACCTGCCGGCTATGGCCGAAGCCGTTACACCTAAGACCAAACTTGTCTTCATCGCCAACCCTAACAATCCCACCGGCACTATGGTGACTCAACAAGCAGTAGGTCACTTTCTGTCCCGGATCCCCTCATCAGTCCTGGTCGTCTTTGATGAAGCCTACTACGAATACATTGACCGAGAAGACTTCCCCAAAAGTTTAGAACTTCTAAAGGAGAGAGAGAACATCCTTATCCTGAGGACCTTTTCCAAGATATATGGTCTGGCTGGGTTAAGGATAGGGTATGGGATAGGGAGACCAGAGGTTATTTCAGCCATCAATCGGGTTAGACCGCCTTTTAATGTCAATTCCCTGGCCCAGAAGGCAGCCGTAGCTGCCTTAGACGATGAAGAATATGCAAAGCAATGTCGAAGACTCAATCAGGAGGGATATGTCTATCTGACTCAGGAACTAAAGAGACTGGGCCTAGCCTTTGTTCACTCGGTAGCCAATTTCATTCTGGTAGATGTAGGGCAGGATGGTAGAAGGGTTTTTGAGAGATTACTGGCTGAAGGTGTGGTAGTTCGACCGATGGGCGGCTACGGCCTAACCACCCATCTCAGGGTCACCATTGGCCGACCGGAAGAAAATGAGCGGTTTATTCAAGCCATTAAAAATAGGCTGAAGGCTATTGAACTTCAGCCTTCAGCCTTCAGCCTATCTGCCTGA